The region GACGCGAACCCCCGAGACTTTCCGAGGAAGTGATCCGTATGACCCAGCGACTGCCGCTCATCGCGGGCAACTGGAAGATGAACAACAACCACCTGGAGGCCATCGCGCTCGTCCAGAAGCTGGCCTTCTCCCTGGAGGACAAGGACTACGAGGCCGCCGAGGTCGTCGTCCTGCCGCCGTTCACCGACATCCGCAGCGTGCAGACGCTGGTGGACGGCGACCGGCTGCGCATCGGGTACGGGGCCCAGGACATCTCCGCCCACGACAAGGGCGCCTACACCGGCGAGATCTCCGGCGCCATGCTGGCCAAGCTGGACTGCGCCTACGTCCTGGTGGGCCACTCCGAGCGCCGCGAGTACCACAACGAGGACGACGCGCTGGTCAACGCCAAGATCAAGGCCGCGTTCAAGAACGACATCGTGCCGCTGCTGTGCGTGGGCGAGGGCCTGGACGTGCGCAAGGCCGGCGGCCAGGTCGAGCACGTGCTGTCCCAGGTCGACGGCGCCCTCAAGGAGATCCCGGCCGAGCAGGCCGAGCGCCTCGTGATCGCCTATGAGCCGGTGTGGGCCATCGGCACCGGCGAGGTCGCCACCCCGGCCGACGCCCAGGAGGTGTGCTCGGCGATCCGCGGCCGCCTGGCCGAGCTGTACTCGGCCGACCTGGCCGACAAGGTGCGCGTGCTCTACGGCGGCTCGGTCAAGGGCGACAACGCCCCCGGCATCATGGCCGAGAAGGACGTGGACGGCGCCCTGGTGGGCGGCGCCTGCCTGAAGGCCGAGGAGTTCGTCAAGATCATCCGCTTCGCGGAGAACGGCTGACCCCTCCCGCCCCGTCCGCCATCGTCGCACTCCGTTGCGCAACGGTGACGGGCGGGGCGCCCGACGGGTCTCCAGGTCGGGCTACACTTCGCTGTGGGGTTCCTGCGTCCCTTGCCGTTTCCCCACCCGTGTCACTCAGGGCACGGTAAAATCCGAAATCGTCCCCGATCTCCTCCTCCCCCTGAACCGGGCCGGTGCCGCGACGGCACCGACGGGACGGGAGGGAAGCGGGGGATCGAGGTGTCCATCCCCCCGCTGCGGGGTCGAGCTACGGGTGAGCGTGTGATCCTCGGTCTGTCCATCTTCGTGATGCTTCTCAGCGTGCTGCTGGTCCTCCTCGTGCTGCTGCACAAGGGCAAGGGCGGCGGCCTCTCCGACATGTTCGGCGGCGGTGTCACCTCCTCGCTCGGTGGATCGTCGGTGGTCGAGCGCAACCTCGACCGGATGACCATCATCGTCGCCGTCCTCTGGATCATCGCCGGTGTCGTCCTCGGCCTGCTGATCAACCGGGGGATGTGACCCGCGACCCAGCGGGTGCTCACCCTCCACAGTCAAGCTCGCCAGAGTCGCCGGTGAGCGTGTTCGCCGAAGGAGTTTTTCGTGGGTAGTGGCAGTGCCATCCGTGGCAGCCGGGTCGGAGCCGGTCCCATGGGCGAGGCGGAGCGCGGCGAGGCCGCCCCGCGCATCCGGGTCCCGTTCTACTGTGCGAACCTGCACGAGGTCGTGCCCAGTTTCGCCAGTGAGGCGCTCGTCCCCGACGAGTGGGACTGCCCCCGCTGCGGGTTCCCCGCGGGCAAGGACAAGGCGAACCCCCCGTCGCCGCCGCGCACCGAGCCCTACAAGACCCACCTGGCGTACGTGAAGGAGCGGCGCAGCGCGGAGGAGGGCAAGCTCATCCTCGACGAGGCCCTGGCCAAGCTGCGCGCCGACCGCGCCGCGGTCGAGGCCCACATGCGCGCCGCCCGCAACTGACGCACACCCCCTTCGCTTCGAACCTGCCCGGGGCCCGTCGCCTGCGCGACGGGCCCCGTCGGCGTTCGCGCACGTCGTGGCAAAGGTGAGCGAAGCGTGGAATTTCCTCATTCTCGGGACTGGTGTGGTGCGTGGGACGTACAGTGAGCAGCGCAGACCCCTCGCAGCCCCCTCCCAAGGAGTTGGTGTCCATGTCCGCATGCCCTACCGGCGGGGACCACGACTGGATTCTCGGCGACGACCGCAAGTTCCAGTGCGCCAAGTGCGGTGCTCAGAGCGCCCGCAGGTTCTGAGCGGCGGGGCCCGGCTGGACGGTGCCGCGTCCGGCGAGCTCCCCCTTGCGGTCCGTGGCCCGCCAGGTCACCGGCTCGCCCAGCGCCTCGGCCACCCCCTTGGCCCAGCGCTCCAGGGGCTCGAACATCTCCGGGCCCTCCACCAGGACGGTGCGCCCCTGGTAGACCATCCCGTCCAGGGAGACGACCCGGCCACCGGCCCTCAGTTCGGTGTCGTACTCGCTCGCGCCCGGTCTCGTGTTGGGATTCATGGGTCGGACTCTAACGGCCCGCTCCCCTCCCCACCCGGGATTTCACCGTATCGTTCCGGACCGTTCGGTGCCGAACCGCCTATATAGCGGCAGAAGCGGGCATGTCGGACGCACCGAGTACGGCGGGGGAGGGGGACAATGGACCCATGGCTTCCCCCGACCCCTCGGACGTCCCTGTGACACGGGGCGTCCCCTCGGACCTGACCCATCCGCCCACCGGAGTCTCCCACCTGCGCAGATACGTCAGCCTGCGCGGACCCAACGCCCGCATGTGGATCGCCGTGGCCTACTTCTCGGCCACCCTGACCCTCGGCTTCCTCGTGGTCCTGGGCTCCACGTTCTGGCACGTGCTCAACGACGAGACGACGGTCGGGTCGGTGGCCCTGTGGGTCTCGGCGTCGCTGACGATGATGTTCATCGGCCCGGTGAGCAACGTGTTCGTGCTGCGCGGCCTGCCCCAGCGCATCACCCGGCAGGGGATCAGCGCCGACAGCGACGGCGTCACGGTGCTCCAGGAGCGCAAGTGGTGGTTCCCGGGCGAGGGCACCTTCATCGCCTGGCCCGAGATCCGGCGCATCCGCGAGGAGACCGTGGTGGCCCACCGGACCACCTACTTCATCGAGTTCTCGCTGGACACCCACCGCACCGACGCCGAACTGCCCTCCTGGGCCGAGAGCGCCGGCGCCCTGGGGCTGGAGGAGGACCCCGAGGCGGCCACCCAGTTCTACGTCCAGGTGCCCAAGGACCTGGAGGAGAAGATCCTGCGCATGATCGAGAACACGGCGCCCTTCCCCGGGATCGTCCAGCGCGTCCGCCCCAAGGCGGCCTAGGGGGTGCGGCCGCCGAGCCTGCGCGTCAGCTCGGCGGCCGCGTCGCGCACCCGGCCGGCCAGCGCCTGGGGGGTGACCGGGCGGGCGCTGGGCACGGTCAGGCTGATCGCCGCCGCGGGGCGCCCGTTGTGGTCCAGCGCCGCGGCGGCCACCGACACGAACCCCTCCGTCACCTGGCCGTCCTCGATGGACCAGCCCTGCCGCGCCTCCTCGGCCAGCACCCGGCGCAGCTCGGCGGGGTCGCCCGGGCCGCGCCCGGTGCGGTCGGTGAACGCCGCCGCCCCGGGGTACAGGGCGCGCACCTGGGCACGCGGCAGCAGCGCCAGCATGGCGCGCCCGGACGCGGTCAGGTGCGCGGGCAGGCGCACTCCCACCCCGGTGATCAGCGACGGCGCGTGCGGCGGCTGCTCCTTGAGCAGGTAGAGCGTGTCGGCGCCGTGCAGCACCCCCAGGTGCGAGGTGGCGCCGGTGGCCTCGGTGAGGCGCGCCAGCAGCGGCCGGGCCAGCCGTTCCATGCCGTCGTGGCGCAGGTAGGCCGAGCCGATCTCGAAGGCGGCCACGCCCAGCCCCCACCTCCGCTCCTCCGGCAGGTGGGTCACGAACCCCTCCTCGGCCATCGCCTCCAGCAGCTGGTAGACGCTGGAACGCGGGATGCCCAGCTCCGCGGCGGCCGCCGCCGCCGACACCGGCCCCGGGCGCGTCGCCAGGAACCGCAGGAGCCGCAGGGCGCGGGTCGCCGCCGGGACGATGCTCATGCCCCGAGTCTGCCACGGAATCCTGCATACGCATTGGCGCCATAGTGGCGCTGAAATAACTTCAATTTAGCTAAATTGAGGTTATGATGACTCCATGAGCGCTATCCAGATCAAAGACGTCCCCGATGAGGTCAGAGAGGCCTTGGCCGCGGAGGCCAAGAGGTCGGGCAAATCGCTCCAGGCGTACTTGCTCGCCCTCTTGGAGAAAGAGGCCCGCTTCGCACGCAACCGTGCGATCGTCGAGCAGACTCCGTTGCCCGGAGCCAAGCTGACCGTGGAGGAGATCGTCGCCGCGGTGCGCGAGGCCCGAGGAGACGGCACCCCCGAGTCCGGAAGTGAAGTGGCGTGATCGTTGTCGACACCTCGGCCCTCGTCGACCTCTACCTCGGAGTGTCCGGACACGGTTCCGGAGTCGCCCAAAGAGTCCTCGGCAGCGACCCGGAGTGGTACGCGCCGAGCCATCAGCCGGTGGAACTCCTGAGCTCGATGCGGGGGCTCGTGCTGGGACACAAGATCCCCCTGCCCGACGCGGAGGCCGCGCTCAAGCTCTACGGGATGCAGACCATCGGCTACGTCGAAGTGGTCGGGGCGATCGCCGAGCGCGTCTGGGAGCTGCGCAACAACGTCAGCGCCTATGACGCCGCCTACGCGGCGGTCGCCGAAGCGCTGGACTGCGCCCTGGTCACCGCGGACGCCCGACTCGCCGCGGCTCCGGGGCTGCGCTGTGAGGTGAGGGTGATCCGTTAGCCGGAGGCCGCCTGTCCGGTATCTCAGACACAATGGCCGTGTCGGGCCTGCGGCGGTGGTGGCGCGGGGTGTCGAATGGGGGCATGTCCACAGCAGTTGCTCCCGTCACCGTCGGCGGCGCCCCGCTCACCCCGGCCCAAGTCCTGGCCGTCGCCCGCCACGGCGCCCACGTCACCCTCACCGAGGAGGCCCGCAAGGCCGTCCGGCACGGCCGCGAGCGGGTCGAGGCCCTGGCCCGCGGCGAGGTCCCCGCGTACGGCGTCAGTACCGGGTTCGGCGCCCTGGCCACCCGCCACATCGCCCCCGACCTGCGGGCGCGGCTGCAGCGCTCGCTCATCCGCTCGCACGCCGCGGGCGCCGGCCCTGAGGTGGAGCGCGAGGTGGTGCGCGCGCTGATGCTGTTGCGCCTGCGCACGCTGGCCTCGGGCAACACCGGGGTCGAGGTGGCCACCGTCGAGACCCTGGCCGCCCTGCTCAACGCTGGGATCACCCCCGTCGTGCACGAGTACGGCAGCCTGGGCTGCTCCGGAGACCTGGCCCCGCTGTCGCACGTCGCGCTGGCCCTGATGGGGGAGGGCGACGTGCGCGACTCCGCCGGGGAGCTCAAGCCCGCCTTCACCGCCCTGCACGAGGCCGGGATCACGCCGGTGGAGCTGGGCGCCAAGGAGGGCCTGGCGCTCATCAACGGCACCGACGGCATGCTCGGCATGCTCGCTCTGGCCTGCACGGACCTGGAGCGGCTGCTCAAGGTCGCCGACATCACCGCCGCCATGAGCGTGGAGGCGCTGCTGGGCACCGACCGGGTGTTCGCCGACGACCTCCAGCGGATGCGCCCCCACCCCGGGCAGGCCGCCTCCGCCGCCAACCTGCGCGCCCTGCTCGCCGGCTCCCCGATCGTCGCCTCCCACCGCGGCCCCGACTGCAGCCGGGTCCAGGACGCCTACTCGCTGCGCTGCGCCCCCCAGGTGGCCGGCGCCGCCCGCGACACCCTGGCCCACGCGCTCACCGTCGCCGGCCGGGAGCTGGACAGCGTCATCGACAACCCGGTGGTGCTCGACGACGGCCGGGTGGAGTCCAACGGCAACTTCCACGGCGCGCCGGTGGCCTACGTGCTCGACTTCCTGGCCATCGCGGTCGCCGACGTGGCGTCCATCGCCGAGCGCCGCACCGACCGCATGCTCGACGTGTCCCGCTCGCACGGGCTGCCCGCCTTCCTGGCCGACGACCCCGGCGTCGACTCCGGCCACATGATCGCCCAGTACACCCAGGCCGCCATCGTCTCCGAGCTCAAGCGCCTGGCGGTGCCCGCCAGCGTCGACTCCATCCCGAGCTCGGCGATGCAGGAGGACCACGTGTCCATGGGCTGGTCGGCCGCCCGCAAGCTGCGCCGCGCCGTCGACGGCCTGACCGGCGTGCTGGCCGTCGAGCTGCTGACCGCCGCCCGCGCTCTGGACCTGCGCTCGCCACTGGAGCCGGGCCCGGCCACCGGCGCCGTCGTGCGCGCCCTGCGCGAGCACGTCCAGGGCCCCGGCCCCGACCGCTACCTGGCCCCCGAGATCGCCCGGGTCGGCGAACTCATCACCGACGGCTCGGTTCTCGCGGCCGCCGAATCCGTCACCCCGCTGCAGTGAGACCCCCAGGAGGACACGGCACCATGAGCACCCCGCGCACCGTCCGCGCCGCCCGCGGCACCACCCTGTCGGCCAAGGGCTGGCAGCAGGAGGCCGCCCTGCGCATGTTCCACAACAACCTCGACCCCGAGGTCGCCGAGCACCCCGAGGAGCTGGTGGTCTACGGCGGCACCGGCAAGGCCGCCCGCGACTGGCGCAGCTTCGACCGCATCACCGCGTCCCTGCGCGACCTGGAGGGCGACGAGACCCTGCTGGTGCAGTCCGGCCGCCCGGTCGGCATCATGCGCACCCACGAGTGGGCGCCCCGCGTCCTCATCGCCAACTCCAACCTGGTGGGCGACTGGGCGAACTGGCCCGAGTTCCGCCGCCTGGAGGCGCAGGGGCTGACCATGTACGGGCAGATGACCGCCGGTTCGTGGATCTACATCGGCACCCAGGGCATCCTCCAGGGCACCTACGAGACGTTCGCGGCGGTCGCCGCCAAGCGCTTCAACGGGACGCTGGCCGGCACCATCACCCTGACCGCCGGCCTGGGCGGCATGGGCGGCGCCCAGCCCCTCGCGGTGACCATGAACGACGGCGTGGCGATCGTGGTGGAGTGCGACTCCAGCCGCATCGACCGCCGCATCGAGCACCGCTACCTGGACGTGCGCGCCGACGGCCTGGACCACGCCCTGGAGCTGGCGACCGCCGCCCGCGACCAGCGCCGCCCGCTGTCCATCGGCGTCCTGGGCAACGCCGCCGAGGTGTTCCCGGAACTGCTCTCGCGCGGGGCGCCCATCGACATCGTCACCGACCAGACCTCCGCCCACGACCCGCTGGCCTACCTGCCCGCCGGGGTGGCGTTCGAGGACTGGAAGGGCCTGGCCGCCGCCAAGCCCGAGGAGTTCACGGTGCGGGCCCGCGAGTCGATGGCCGCGCACGTGGAGGCGATGGTCGGGTTCCTGGACGCGGGGGCGGAGGTGTTCGACTACGGCAACTCCATCCGCGACGAGGCCCGCCAGGGCGGGTTCACCCGGGCCTTCGACTTCCCCGGGTTCGTGCCCGCCTACATCCGGCCGCTGTTCTGCGAGGGCAAGGGGCCGTTCCGGTGGGCGGCGCTGTCGGGCGACCCCGCCGACATCGCCCGCACCGACCGCGCGATCCTGGACCTGTTCCCCGAGAACGAGCACCTGGGCCGGTGGATCCGCATGGCCGGCGAGCGGGTGGCGTTCCAGGGGCTCCCGGCCCGCATCTGCTGGCTGGGACAGGGCGAGCGGGCCGCCGCCGGACAGCGGTTCAACGAGCTCGTGGCGGCCGGGGAGATCACCGCCCCGCTGGCGATCGGCCGCGACCACCTGGACACCGGCTCGGTGGCCTCCCCCTACCGGGAGACCGAGGGCATGAAGGACGGCTCCGACGCCATCGCCGACTGGCCACTGCTGAACGCCCTGGTCAACACCTCCTCGGGCGCCTCCTGGGTGTCCATCCACCACGGCGGCGGCGTGGGCATGGGCCGCTCCCTGCACGCCGGCCAGGTCAGCGTCGCCGACGGCACCGAACTGGCCGCCGCCAAACTGGAGCGGGTGCTCACCAACGACCCGGCCATGGGCGTCATCCGCCACGTGGACGCCGGGTACGAGCAGGCCGAGCAGGTCGCCCGGGCCCACGGCATCCGCGTTCCGATGCGCGAGGGGGAGTAGGGTCCCGGTGGCGCAGCACGGCACCACCCCCGACGCGGGGGCGTTCGATCGGATGTGGGCGGACCTGGCCCCGGTGGGCCGGGACCCGGACGGCGGCTACCGCAGGTTCAGCTGGGAGGGCGCCGACACCGACGCCCGGGCCTGGTTCGTCCAGGAGGCGAAGGCCCGCGGACTGGACGTGCGGACCGACCGCAACGGCAACCTGTGGGCCTGGTGGGGCGCGCCGGGTCCGGGCGCCGTGGCCACCGGTTCGCACCTGGACTCGGTGCCCTCGGGCGGGGCCTTCGACGGCCCGCTGGGGGTGGTGAGCGCACTGGCGGCGGTGGACGAGCTGCGCCGGCGCGGGGTGCGCCCGGCGCGGCCGCTGGCCCTGGCGGTGTTCGTCGAGGAGGAGGGCGGCCGGTTCGGCGTCCCCTGCCTGGGCAGCCGGCTGAGCACCGGGGAGATCTCCCCGGAGCGGGCCCTGGGCCTGACCGACGCCGACGGGACGACCTGGGCGGCGGCGATGGAGCGGGCCGGGCTGGACCCGGCGGCCGCCGGCGCCGACCCCGCGACCCTGGGGCTGCTCGACGTGTTCGTGGAGCTGCACGTGGAGCAGGGCCGAGCACTGGAGGACACCCCGCACCCGGTGGGCGTGGGCTCCTCCATCTGGCCGCACGGCCGGTGGCGGCTGGACTTCACCGGCCGCGCCGACCACGCGGGGACCACCCGCCTGGAGGACCGCAG is a window of Nocardiopsis changdeensis DNA encoding:
- the tpiA gene encoding triose-phosphate isomerase produces the protein MTQRLPLIAGNWKMNNNHLEAIALVQKLAFSLEDKDYEAAEVVVLPPFTDIRSVQTLVDGDRLRIGYGAQDISAHDKGAYTGEISGAMLAKLDCAYVLVGHSERREYHNEDDALVNAKIKAAFKNDIVPLLCVGEGLDVRKAGGQVEHVLSQVDGALKEIPAEQAERLVIAYEPVWAIGTGEVATPADAQEVCSAIRGRLAELYSADLADKVRVLYGGSVKGDNAPGIMAEKDVDGALVGGACLKAEEFVKIIRFAENG
- the secG gene encoding preprotein translocase subunit SecG — translated: MILGLSIFVMLLSVLLVLLVLLHKGKGGGLSDMFGGGVTSSLGGSSVVERNLDRMTIIVAVLWIIAGVVLGLLINRGM
- a CDS encoding RNA polymerase-binding protein RbpA, which translates into the protein MGSGSAIRGSRVGAGPMGEAERGEAAPRIRVPFYCANLHEVVPSFASEALVPDEWDCPRCGFPAGKDKANPPSPPRTEPYKTHLAYVKERRSAEEGKLILDEALAKLRADRAAVEAHMRAARN
- a CDS encoding IclR family transcriptional regulator, with product MSIVPAATRALRLLRFLATRPGPVSAAAAAAELGIPRSSVYQLLEAMAEEGFVTHLPEERRWGLGVAAFEIGSAYLRHDGMERLARPLLARLTEATGATSHLGVLHGADTLYLLKEQPPHAPSLITGVGVRLPAHLTASGRAMLALLPRAQVRALYPGAAAFTDRTGRGPGDPAELRRVLAEEARQGWSIEDGQVTEGFVSVAAAALDHNGRPAAAISLTVPSARPVTPQALAGRVRDAAAELTRRLGGRTP
- a CDS encoding FitA-like ribbon-helix-helix domain-containing protein, with amino-acid sequence MSAIQIKDVPDEVREALAAEAKRSGKSLQAYLLALLEKEARFARNRAIVEQTPLPGAKLTVEEIVAAVREARGDGTPESGSEVA
- a CDS encoding type II toxin-antitoxin system VapC family toxin, whose protein sequence is MIVVDTSALVDLYLGVSGHGSGVAQRVLGSDPEWYAPSHQPVELLSSMRGLVLGHKIPLPDAEAALKLYGMQTIGYVEVVGAIAERVWELRNNVSAYDAAYAAVAEALDCALVTADARLAAAPGLRCEVRVIR
- the hutH gene encoding histidine ammonia-lyase; translation: MSTAVAPVTVGGAPLTPAQVLAVARHGAHVTLTEEARKAVRHGRERVEALARGEVPAYGVSTGFGALATRHIAPDLRARLQRSLIRSHAAGAGPEVEREVVRALMLLRLRTLASGNTGVEVATVETLAALLNAGITPVVHEYGSLGCSGDLAPLSHVALALMGEGDVRDSAGELKPAFTALHEAGITPVELGAKEGLALINGTDGMLGMLALACTDLERLLKVADITAAMSVEALLGTDRVFADDLQRMRPHPGQAASAANLRALLAGSPIVASHRGPDCSRVQDAYSLRCAPQVAGAARDTLAHALTVAGRELDSVIDNPVVLDDGRVESNGNFHGAPVAYVLDFLAIAVADVASIAERRTDRMLDVSRSHGLPAFLADDPGVDSGHMIAQYTQAAIVSELKRLAVPASVDSIPSSAMQEDHVSMGWSAARKLRRAVDGLTGVLAVELLTAARALDLRSPLEPGPATGAVVRALREHVQGPGPDRYLAPEIARVGELITDGSVLAAAESVTPLQ
- the hutU gene encoding urocanate hydratase, whose product is MSTPRTVRAARGTTLSAKGWQQEAALRMFHNNLDPEVAEHPEELVVYGGTGKAARDWRSFDRITASLRDLEGDETLLVQSGRPVGIMRTHEWAPRVLIANSNLVGDWANWPEFRRLEAQGLTMYGQMTAGSWIYIGTQGILQGTYETFAAVAAKRFNGTLAGTITLTAGLGGMGGAQPLAVTMNDGVAIVVECDSSRIDRRIEHRYLDVRADGLDHALELATAARDQRRPLSIGVLGNAAEVFPELLSRGAPIDIVTDQTSAHDPLAYLPAGVAFEDWKGLAAAKPEEFTVRARESMAAHVEAMVGFLDAGAEVFDYGNSIRDEARQGGFTRAFDFPGFVPAYIRPLFCEGKGPFRWAALSGDPADIARTDRAILDLFPENEHLGRWIRMAGERVAFQGLPARICWLGQGERAAAGQRFNELVAAGEITAPLAIGRDHLDTGSVASPYRETEGMKDGSDAIADWPLLNALVNTSSGASWVSIHHGGGVGMGRSLHAGQVSVADGTELAAAKLERVLTNDPAMGVIRHVDAGYEQAEQVARAHGIRVPMREGE
- a CDS encoding allantoate amidohydrolase, with protein sequence MWADLAPVGRDPDGGYRRFSWEGADTDARAWFVQEAKARGLDVRTDRNGNLWAWWGAPGPGAVATGSHLDSVPSGGAFDGPLGVVSALAAVDELRRRGVRPARPLALAVFVEEEGGRFGVPCLGSRLSTGEISPERALGLTDADGTTWAAAMERAGLDPAAAGADPATLGLLDVFVELHVEQGRALEDTPHPVGVGSSIWPHGRWRLDFTGRADHAGTTRLEDRSDPMLPFAHTILAAREMAAAHGARATVAKARVAPNGTNAIPSLVNAWLDARAADEAALEAVVAGVRGAAERAALEHGVGVAVTAESRTPLVAFTEGLRDRLGAVLAGDGPAVPVLPTGAGHDAGVLAAHVPTAMLYVRNPTGVSHSPHEWARPDDCHAGVAALADVLADLLTGEAVR